In Spinacia oleracea cultivar Varoflay chromosome 5, BTI_SOV_V1, whole genome shotgun sequence, a single window of DNA contains:
- the LOC110775732 gene encoding 60S ribosomal protein L39-3, producing MPSHKSFMIKKKLAKKMRQNRPIPYWIRMRTDNTIRYNAKRRHWRRTKLGF from the exons ATG CCGTCCCACAAGTCGTTCATGATCAAGAAGAAGCTCGCGAAGAAGATGAGGCAGAATCGCCCCATCCCATACTGGATCCGTATGCGCACCGACAACACTATCAG gtACAATGCGAAGCGCAGGCATTGGCGCCGTACCAAGCTCGGGTTCTGA
- the LOC110775978 gene encoding ankyrin repeat-containing protein At5g02620, whose amino-acid sequence MRGTRDEKNSKEKSKNSRLIILFYFLVEFAILLLYGVVELRWAGNILQGNHVHQHQASINLMGMEAELYEAASSGSFEEVSRISNWREQETATGNNILHVHVGKPLHNKEEYKRKGLVLTEFIEKLLKDEEGSIAGYKLMWKLNINGDTPLHLAARFGHDKAVQAFLERAKEVNQEEVSSMLNKKKDTALHEAARAGHAAAVELLLKANSNCPHEPNEDGETPLYLAAERGCTSSVIIILDICNPSALSYQQKGPCGRTALHAAVQWGKPEMVMRILEKDRSLIRIQTDEGLTPLHCAAAEIHKLELMEILLQYDNIDKGSSAVYIRDNMGRTALDIAMLRWNWNVIKKLIASCPDSIEMVDNSGQNVVHYVAKWTCLAKMVRVLSIGNLDKLINDKDVDGNTPLHLLAAYNLHVPHKGLHFCLSHLPRFIKDYPHVDLKAYNKQNLTVGDIMVTYDNLLRQERILVGRRCKATPRGRRMNTYESDIDVEKETYCNSIFHCWFYLTWWFRSKCR is encoded by the exons ATGCGGGGAACAAGAGATGAaaagaattcaaaagaaaagTCAAAGAACAG TCGTCTAATTATTCTGTTTTACTTTTTAGTTGAGTTTGCGATATTATTATTGTACGGAGTAGTTGAATTGAGATGGGCAGGAAATATTCTGCAAGGAAATCATGTTCACCAGCATCAGGCAAGTATCAATCTCATGGGAATGGAGGCTGAACTATATGAAGCAGCATCATCCGGTTCATTTGAAGAGGTCAGTCGTATATCGAATTGGAGAGAACAAGAAACGGCTACTGGAAACAATATTCTCCATGTTCATGTGGGGAAACCGCTCCACAACAAGGAAGAGTATAAGAGAAAAGGGTTAGTTCTCACTGAGTTTATCGAAAAGTTATTGAAGGACGAAGAAGGGAGTATAGCAGGATACAAATTGATGTGGAAGTTGAACATCAATGGGGATACGCCACTGCATCTGGCTGCAAGGTTCGGGCATGACAAGGCAGTCCAAGCATTCCTTGAACGAGCTAAAGAGGTGAATCAAGAGGAGGTGTCCAGCATGCTGAACAAGAAAAAGGATACCGCTTTGCATGAGGCAGCTCGTGCTGGTCATGCTGCTGCGGTGGAACTGCTACTGAAGGCGAATTCCAATTGCCCGCATGAGCCAAATGAAGACGGTGAGACTCCCCTATATCTGGCTGCCGAGAGGGGATGTACTTCTTCAGTGATTATTATACTAGACATTTGCAATCCCTCAGCTTTGTCTTATCAGCAGAAGGGTCCTTGTGGTCGAACTGCTCTTCACGCAGCTGTACAATGGGGAAAGCCAG AAATGGTGATGAGGATATTGGAGAAAGATAGGTCGCTAATCAGAATTCAGACAGATGAAGGACTAACTCCACTCCACTGCGCTGCTGCGGAGATCCACAAATTGGAGCTTATGGAGATACTTCTACAATATGACAACATTGATAAGGGATCATCAGCAGTGTATATTAGAGACAACATGGGCCGAACTGCACTTGACATTGCAATGCTCCGGTGGAATTGGAACGTTATAAAGAAGCTCATAGCGTCCTGTCCAGACAGCATAGAAATGGTGGATAATTCAGGACAGAATGTGGTACACTATGTTGCCAAATGGACTTGTCTTGCTAAGATGGTCCGGGTTCTGAGTATTGGAAATCTTGACAAGCTTATTAACGACAAGGATGTGGATGGTAATACGCCTCTCCATCTTCTTGCTGCCTATAATCTCCATGTTCCTCACAAAGGTTTGCATTTTTGTCTGAGCCACCTACCGCGTTTCATCAAGGATTACCCACACGTGGACCTCAAGGCATATAATAAACAAAACCTTACCGTTGGAGATATCATGGTTACGTATGACAACTTGCTACGTCAGGAACGT ATTTTAGTAGGACGCAGATGTAAGGCAACTCCAAGGGGAAGGCGAATGAACACATATGAAAGCGATATTGATGTTGAGAAAGAAACTTATTGCAACAGTATCTTTCACTGCTGGTTTTACCTTACCTGGTGGTTTCGATCAAAATGCAGGTAA